Proteins encoded together in one Chitinophaga sp. LS1 window:
- a CDS encoding anti-sigma factor, with the protein MDVQRYISSGIIENHVIGLVSEAENREMEAAIQQHPEVKAAVDAVQLDMEKYVMMYAKRPPVDLKKQIFNKLKQDTVANEPDIPVAQPVADEEEIPVIDYAPKKTVSPLRIWQYGAAAAFTLLVASAVMNIAYYTKYNDSRNQYASLQSSQSAFTVEKDSLTAQLHHAQEELTMMKDPAFKWIKMLGTPRHTGNVATICWDPESKATFILAQKLPEPPPDMQYQLWAIVNGKCIDAGVFATGDLSASMQKVKDVVNAQAFAVTLEKKGGSPTPTLDQMFVAGKVAG; encoded by the coding sequence GTGGATGTTCAACGTTACATATCATCCGGAATTATTGAAAACCATGTGATCGGTTTAGTCTCCGAAGCGGAAAACCGCGAAATGGAGGCCGCGATCCAACAGCATCCTGAAGTAAAGGCTGCTGTAGATGCTGTGCAGCTGGATATGGAGAAGTACGTGATGATGTATGCGAAAAGGCCACCTGTTGATCTGAAAAAGCAAATCTTCAATAAATTAAAACAGGATACCGTTGCCAATGAGCCGGATATTCCCGTAGCCCAACCCGTTGCAGACGAAGAGGAAATTCCTGTAATCGACTACGCCCCTAAAAAAACAGTTTCTCCTTTAAGAATATGGCAATATGGTGCCGCTGCCGCATTTACCCTGCTTGTAGCCAGTGCTGTCATGAACATTGCTTATTATACCAAATACAACGATTCCCGGAATCAGTACGCCAGCCTTCAAAGTAGTCAGTCCGCTTTTACTGTCGAAAAGGACTCCCTGACGGCACAATTGCACCATGCCCAGGAAGAACTGACGATGATGAAAGATCCTGCATTTAAATGGATTAAAATGTTGGGAACACCCAGGCATACCGGAAATGTAGCCACTATTTGCTGGGATCCCGAATCAAAAGCAACTTTTATTCTCGCACAAAAACTGCCAGAACCTCCGCCTGACATGCAATATCAGCTATGGGCCATTGTAAATGGTAAATGTATAGACGCTGGTGTGTTCGCTACCGGCGATCTGTCAGCCTCCATGCAAAAGGTAAAAGACGTTGTCAATGCCCAGGCATTTGCCGTAACCCTCGAAAAGAAAGGTGGTAGCCCAACTCCTACACTAGACCAGATGTTTGTAGCTGGCAAGGTAGCTGGATGA
- a CDS encoding RNA polymerase sigma factor produces the protein MESAFTYTESELIQGLKAKDQKVFSYLYDRYSPALYGVALKVLNDESNASDCLQEVFLKIWRNIDRYDEGKGRLFTWMLNITRNTAIDTLRSKAHKMDQKIQDIGDDVHLYTGNLAVHPSVDHLGLSKVLEKLTKEQRIIIDLAYYKGCTQEEISRVLEIPLGTVKTRMRNAIIQLRNLLKLV, from the coding sequence TTGGAATCCGCGTTCACATATACGGAATCTGAGCTGATTCAGGGCTTAAAGGCTAAAGACCAAAAGGTATTTAGCTACCTGTATGACCGTTACTCACCGGCCTTATACGGCGTGGCGCTGAAAGTGCTCAACGACGAAAGCAATGCGAGTGATTGTTTGCAGGAAGTGTTTTTGAAAATCTGGCGAAACATTGATCGTTACGACGAAGGTAAAGGTCGTTTGTTTACCTGGATGCTCAATATTACACGTAATACAGCCATTGACACGCTTCGTTCTAAGGCACATAAAATGGATCAGAAAATCCAGGACATCGGAGACGACGTACATCTATATACTGGCAACTTAGCCGTACACCCTTCCGTTGACCATCTCGGACTCTCTAAGGTTCTGGAAAAACTGACAAAAGAGCAACGTATCATCATTGATTTGGCATACTACAAAGGATGCACACAGGAAGAAATTTCCAGGGTGCTGGAGATCCCTTTGGGTACGGTGAAAACAAGGATGCGGAATGCGATCATTCAATTAAGAAACCTGTTAAAATTAGTTTAA
- a CDS encoding anti-sigma factor domain-containing protein: MGSKSYISSGIIEAYVSGLASSSEREELELAIAQYPEVAAEYQSCQQDMEQYIIYQSVTPPANLKERLFTQLDTEETARANGTYVDEDNISETPVRRILVSSTWRWVAAASILLLIGSAFLNYNQYTQYNGLQQRYEAMAAANTSVAAETNVYRTRLEQAEQDLHIVQDPSMKTVKMPGTKSFPTALATIYWNQASKEVFVMVNNLPQPSSEKQYQLWAIVDGKPVDMGVFETGTEAKIIQKMKSIGNAEMFAVTLEKKGGSPEPTLDQMYVAGKI; this comes from the coding sequence GTGGGTTCAAAAAGTTACATATCTTCTGGGATTATTGAAGCTTATGTCAGCGGACTGGCTTCCTCCAGTGAAAGGGAGGAACTGGAACTTGCAATAGCACAATACCCCGAGGTTGCGGCAGAGTACCAAAGCTGCCAGCAGGATATGGAGCAATATATAATCTATCAATCAGTCACGCCACCTGCCAATTTAAAAGAGAGATTATTTACACAGCTCGATACCGAAGAAACTGCACGTGCAAACGGTACTTACGTCGATGAAGACAATATATCGGAAACACCCGTACGCAGAATACTCGTAAGCAGCACATGGCGTTGGGTAGCTGCTGCTTCAATCCTTTTACTCATAGGTAGTGCATTTTTAAATTATAACCAGTATACACAGTACAATGGTTTACAACAGCGATACGAAGCAATGGCTGCGGCTAATACTTCTGTAGCTGCCGAAACCAATGTATACCGTACCCGACTGGAACAGGCAGAACAAGATCTGCACATTGTACAGGATCCTTCCATGAAAACAGTGAAGATGCCGGGTACCAAATCGTTCCCGACAGCACTCGCTACCATATACTGGAACCAGGCTTCTAAAGAAGTCTTCGTAATGGTAAACAACCTTCCACAACCTTCTTCTGAAAAGCAATACCAGCTATGGGCCATTGTAGACGGTAAACCCGTAGACATGGGCGTGTTTGAAACCGGTACCGAAGCCAAAATTATCCAAAAAATGAAATCTATTGGCAATGCAGAGATGTTTGCCGTAACCTTGGAGAAAAAAGGTGGTAGTCCGGAACCAACTTTAGATCAGATGTACGTAGCCGGTAAGATATAA
- a CDS encoding gliding motility-associated C-terminal domain-containing protein, with translation MRNLYLIIVVLLVLLGSTTAQASTPFTFNSTCQNDSIRFIIATADRDGIDSVKWYYGDPASGKYDSSKAINGVHLYSTLGDYTITLVAYRSGVEDISTNTVTIVAPVPYDFGPTDSTLCEGTTITLTAPYVAGASYLWQDSSTGQSIVVDTMQTYKVKINGCLVPDSMNVFYTPEPEIELGNDVVLCLNEYLQLDATAQNCTFSWNTGETTPDIVVHSDTARAPFMYVVNANAKGCGIFSDSITISFAGTEHPYSLGPDTLLCPDETVIINGSTSGATAYLWSTGATTPTVSASRPIDLWCYATINNTCNVIDTIRVRYNALRNVNLGNDTIICKGEKLVLTADFGTGTYRWQDTSKQATYYVTKTGYYYVRAQIGRCVSSDTIHVQIEDTLRVSLGRDTVLCNGEIYTLYPKGAGNNYKWQDSSTVALYKVNTAGIYAVVAQNTCGTAIDSVEVGFKDCECQVWLPSGFSPNGDGNNDLFRPKYRCPLQSFSISVYDRWGAQIYYTTDPDIGWTGTRNGTRVPVGTYVWVMEYTVQKTGEHIRKTGAITVIH, from the coding sequence ATGAGAAACCTATATCTAATTATCGTGGTTTTACTCGTTTTACTCGGTTCAACCACCGCGCAGGCGTCTACGCCTTTTACCTTCAACTCAACCTGCCAAAACGATAGTATTCGTTTTATCATTGCTACCGCAGACCGTGACGGCATCGACTCCGTCAAATGGTATTATGGCGATCCGGCATCCGGCAAGTACGATTCTTCCAAAGCTATCAACGGTGTTCACCTTTACAGCACCCTTGGCGACTATACCATCACCCTGGTGGCTTACCGGAGTGGTGTGGAAGACATTTCTACCAATACGGTCACCATCGTGGCACCCGTACCTTACGACTTTGGTCCTACCGACTCTACCCTTTGCGAAGGCACTACCATTACCCTGACCGCTCCTTATGTAGCCGGCGCCTCCTACCTGTGGCAGGACAGCTCCACCGGTCAGAGCATAGTGGTAGATACCATGCAGACGTACAAGGTAAAGATCAATGGTTGCCTGGTACCTGATTCCATGAACGTATTCTATACCCCTGAACCGGAAATAGAACTCGGGAACGACGTGGTGCTTTGCCTCAACGAATACCTGCAACTGGATGCCACCGCCCAGAACTGTACTTTCTCCTGGAATACGGGAGAAACCACACCGGATATCGTTGTTCATAGCGACACCGCCCGTGCGCCATTCATGTATGTCGTGAATGCCAACGCCAAAGGTTGCGGTATTTTTAGCGACAGTATCACTATCTCATTTGCTGGCACTGAGCATCCATACTCACTGGGTCCGGATACTTTATTATGCCCTGACGAAACAGTGATTATCAATGGCAGTACTTCCGGGGCAACAGCTTACCTGTGGAGCACTGGTGCTACCACCCCCACTGTGTCTGCCAGCCGCCCGATAGATTTGTGGTGCTATGCTACAATTAATAACACCTGTAATGTGATCGATACCATCCGGGTACGTTACAATGCCCTGCGCAATGTAAACCTCGGTAATGATACCATTATCTGTAAGGGTGAAAAGCTTGTATTGACTGCCGATTTCGGCACCGGTACCTACCGCTGGCAGGATACCAGTAAGCAGGCCACCTATTATGTAACCAAAACCGGTTACTATTATGTGCGTGCACAGATAGGCAGATGTGTATCCAGCGATACGATTCATGTACAGATCGAAGATACCCTGCGCGTAAGCCTGGGTAGAGACACGGTGCTATGCAACGGAGAGATTTATACCCTGTATCCAAAAGGTGCGGGCAATAACTATAAGTGGCAGGACAGTAGTACGGTAGCGCTCTACAAAGTAAATACCGCCGGCATCTATGCCGTCGTGGCGCAAAATACCTGTGGTACAGCGATCGATTCTGTGGAAGTAGGGTTTAAGGATTGTGAATGTCAGGTATGGCTACCAAGTGGTTTTAGTCCGAATGGAGATGGGAACAATGATCTATTCCGACCGAAATACAGGTGCCCCCTGCAGTCGTTTTCGATTAGTGTATATGATAGATGGGGTGCGCAGATCTACTATACCACAGATCCGGATATTGGCTGGACAGGTACCAGGAACGGAACAAGGGTACCAGTCGGAACATATGTGTGGGTGATGGAGTATACGGTGCAGAAAACAGGAGAACACATTAGAAAAACAGGCGCTATCACAGTCATACATTAA
- a CDS encoding RluA family pseudouridine synthase, protein MQKFLNYMTEDLIELDDELESGEGSEELYERVNIVADKGQEPLRIDKFLMNRVEGATRNKIQQACESGWVIVNDKPVKSNYKVKAFDKIVVMTSKNPENTDVIPEQLDLNIVFEDEDIMIVNKQPGMVVHPGCGNYTGTLVNGLAWYLGGQNTEVTEPEIPRFGLVHRIDKNTSGLLVIAKSEKAMNDLAKQFFDHTVQRRYIALVWGDFEEDEGTVEAHVGRHQRFRKIMDAYPEGEYGKDAITHYKVLERFNYVTLIECRLETGRTHQIRVHMQHIGHSLFNDDTYGGNRILKGTVFNKYKQFVENCFELMPRHALHAQTLGFIHPRTRKPVHFESPMPEDFKAVLEKWRRYISARPLED, encoded by the coding sequence TTGCAGAAATTTTTGAACTACATGACCGAAGATCTGATTGAACTGGATGATGAGCTGGAAAGCGGCGAAGGCAGTGAAGAGCTGTATGAGCGTGTCAATATTGTTGCCGACAAGGGACAAGAGCCTCTTCGTATCGATAAATTCCTGATGAACCGGGTAGAAGGTGCTACCCGCAACAAAATTCAGCAGGCCTGCGAATCAGGTTGGGTCATTGTCAATGATAAACCCGTCAAGTCCAACTATAAAGTCAAAGCCTTCGACAAGATCGTGGTAATGACGAGCAAGAATCCTGAGAATACAGATGTAATACCAGAACAGCTGGACCTGAACATCGTATTTGAGGATGAAGACATTATGATCGTCAACAAGCAGCCAGGGATGGTGGTACATCCGGGTTGTGGTAACTATACCGGTACCCTGGTAAACGGTCTGGCCTGGTACCTGGGTGGCCAGAACACTGAGGTCACGGAGCCTGAAATTCCCCGTTTTGGCCTCGTACACCGTATTGATAAGAATACCAGCGGTCTGCTCGTGATTGCCAAATCAGAAAAGGCGATGAACGACCTGGCCAAGCAATTCTTTGACCACACAGTACAGCGCCGGTACATTGCCCTCGTATGGGGAGATTTTGAAGAAGATGAAGGAACGGTTGAAGCACACGTAGGTCGCCACCAACGTTTTAGAAAGATCATGGATGCATATCCTGAAGGAGAATATGGCAAAGACGCCATCACCCACTACAAGGTGCTGGAGCGCTTTAATTATGTCACACTCATTGAATGCCGGCTGGAAACGGGTCGTACCCACCAGATCAGGGTGCACATGCAGCATATCGGGCATTCCCTGTTCAACGACGATACTTATGGCGGTAACCGTATTCTGAAAGGCACCGTTTTCAATAAATACAAGCAATTTGTGGAGAACTGCTTTGAGCTAATGCCAAGACATGCCCTGCATGCCCAGACTTTAGGCTTTATACACCCACGTACCCGCAAGCCTGTCCATTTTGAAAGTCCAATGCCGGAAGATTTTAAGGCGGTGTTAGAAAAATGGAGAAGATATATCTCTGCAAGACCGCTGGAAGATTAG
- the lipB gene encoding lipoyl(octanoyl) transferase LipB, translating to MTNRTIHIQDLGVIEYQPAWDFQEQLLQENVRIKQARGRGELPADGVVETTNHFLFCEHPPVYTLGKSGHMENLLLNEEQLADKGITFVPTNRGGDITYHGPGQVVGYPILDLEHFFTDIGKYLRLLEEVVIRTLADYGIKGDRSPGETGVWLDPEDPKKARKICAMGVRCSRWVTMHGFALNVNTDLNYFSNIIPCGIVDKKVAAMQEELGREIPLAEVKEKLLKHFAEVFDAVIA from the coding sequence ATGACCAACAGAACCATTCATATCCAGGACCTGGGCGTAATTGAGTATCAACCAGCCTGGGATTTCCAGGAGCAGTTGCTACAGGAGAACGTAAGAATCAAACAGGCAAGAGGCAGGGGAGAGCTCCCCGCCGATGGCGTAGTAGAAACAACGAATCACTTCCTCTTTTGTGAACATCCCCCTGTATACACTCTCGGCAAGAGCGGGCATATGGAAAACCTGCTGCTCAATGAAGAACAGCTGGCGGACAAGGGGATTACTTTTGTACCCACCAACAGGGGAGGGGATATCACCTACCATGGCCCCGGGCAGGTAGTAGGGTATCCGATCCTGGACCTCGAACACTTTTTCACCGATATAGGCAAATACCTTCGTTTACTGGAAGAAGTTGTGATCCGTACCCTGGCGGACTATGGCATCAAAGGAGACCGTTCTCCGGGAGAGACGGGTGTATGGTTGGATCCTGAAGATCCTAAAAAAGCCCGCAAGATCTGTGCGATGGGAGTGCGTTGCAGCCGCTGGGTGACCATGCATGGTTTTGCACTGAATGTGAATACAGACCTGAATTACTTCAGCAATATTATTCCCTGCGGAATTGTGGATAAGAAAGTAGCTGCCATGCAGGAAGAGCTGGGCAGGGAAATTCCCCTGGCAGAGGTGAAGGAGAAATTATTAAAACATTTTGCCGAAGTCTTTGACGCGGTGATCGCATAA
- a CDS encoding 1-aminocyclopropane-1-carboxylate deaminase/D-cysteine desulfhydrase, giving the protein MFDYRNIQLQNITPTWLPGTIQAAMLRLDLLHSEVSGNKWFKLQCNIAAAKADGKDHIVTFGGAYSNHLAATAAACRLLGMRCTAVVRGEAAPMLSHTLALAKQQGMQLHFVTREVYKQKDSIDWKEVFQDAYFVPEGGHNAAGAEGCEEILSMHDVSGFTHIICAVGTGTTLAGLINSAEPPQQLKGYVVLKGAHYLSEEVKALLKYRSAPHWELVHEHHGGGYAKVTPALIECMNHFYNETKIPLDVVYTGKLVQGFKKEIESGIYPPGSRVLLIHSGGLQGNLSLKPGVLHY; this is encoded by the coding sequence ATGTTTGACTATCGTAATATTCAGTTACAAAATATCACACCAACATGGCTGCCCGGTACAATACAGGCAGCCATGTTGCGTTTAGACCTATTACACAGTGAAGTATCAGGTAATAAATGGTTCAAGCTGCAATGTAATATTGCGGCTGCTAAGGCGGATGGAAAGGATCATATTGTAACTTTTGGAGGTGCATACTCCAATCATCTGGCGGCCACAGCGGCAGCATGCAGATTGTTGGGTATGCGGTGTACGGCAGTAGTGCGGGGAGAAGCGGCGCCCATGTTAAGTCATACTTTAGCACTGGCAAAGCAACAGGGTATGCAGTTGCATTTTGTGACAAGAGAAGTGTATAAACAGAAAGATTCAATTGATTGGAAAGAGGTCTTTCAGGATGCTTATTTTGTACCTGAAGGAGGACATAATGCGGCAGGGGCGGAAGGGTGTGAAGAGATCTTATCCATGCACGATGTTTCCGGCTTTACCCACATTATTTGTGCTGTAGGGACTGGTACTACGCTGGCAGGGTTGATTAATAGTGCGGAACCACCCCAGCAACTAAAAGGGTATGTGGTTTTAAAAGGGGCGCACTATCTTTCAGAAGAGGTAAAAGCATTGCTGAAATATCGCAGTGCACCCCATTGGGAATTGGTTCATGAACACCATGGTGGCGGGTATGCAAAGGTCACACCGGCACTGATAGAATGCATGAATCATTTTTATAATGAAACTAAAATACCATTGGATGTAGTGTATACAGGCAAATTGGTACAGGGATTTAAAAAAGAGATAGAAAGTGGTATATATCCCCCGGGAAGCAGGGTTTTATTGATCCATTCAGGCGGATTACAGGGCAACCTTTCACTCAAACCAGGGGTATTACACTACTAA